One Setaria viridis chromosome 5, Setaria_viridis_v4.0, whole genome shotgun sequence genomic region harbors:
- the LOC117856738 gene encoding protein GET4 isoform X2 → MARRAAAAAVRSSSSRLRETIEKLEAMVDGGNFYEAQQMYKSTSARYIAAQKYSEALDILQSGALVQLKHGQVTCGGELAVLFVDTLVAGELPYSEETFGRIRKMYDAFPRISVPHFLGDDYDDEGHQLSEAISAAKVRAESCSSFLKAAIRWSAEFGTSRNGSPELHVMLAEYIYSESPETDMTKVSSHFVRGNDPKKFASMLVNFMGKCYPGEDDTAIARGVLMYLSQGNLRDANLLMDEMKEQLKSANSEFPKTDLIQFIKYLLPTLERDAYPLFRTLRQKYRTSTDRDPVFQELLDEIAAKFYNIQRQNPLEGLFGEMFKI, encoded by the exons ATGGCGAGAcgagcggctgctgctgcggtaCGGTCTTCGTCGTCCCGCCTCCGAGAG ACAATTGAAAAGCTTGAGGCTATGGTGGATGGAGGAAATTTCTATGAAGCTCAACAAATGTACAAATCAACCAGTGCAAG GTATATTGCTGCTCAGAAGTATTCAGAAGCCTTGGACATCCTTCAGTCAGGCGCTTTGGTTCAATTGAAGCACGGGCAG GTTACTTGTGGTGGTGAACTTGCTGTCCTCTTTGTTGACACCCTTGTCGCAGGAGAGCTTCCATATAGTGAAGAAACTTTTG GTCGTATCAGAAAGATGTATGATGCATTCCCCAGGATATCTGTTCCACATTTTCTTGGAGATGACTATGATGACGAGGGGCATCAATTATCTGAAGCTATATCTGCCGCAAAAGTGCGTGCTGAGAGTTGTTCATCATTCCTGAAAGCTGCTATCAG GTGGTCTGCTGAGTTTGGGACATCAAGAAATGGTTCTCCTGAGCTGCACGTTATGTTAGCAGAATACATATATTCTGAATCTCCAGAAACG GACATGACTAAAGTCTCAAGTCATTTTGTGCGCGGAAATGATCCAAAAAAGTTCGCTTCTATGCTGGTGAACTTTATGGGCAAG TGTTACCCTGGTGAAGACGATACTGCAATTGCACGCGGGGTCTTAAT GTACCTATCTCAAGGGAACCTAAGAGATGCAAATTTACTTATGGATGAGATGAAGGAACAACTAAAATCTGCTAACTCAGAATTTCCAAAAACAGATTTGATTCAGTTCATCAAGTATCTGTTACCAAC GCTTGAAAGAGATGCTTACCCGCTTTTTAGGACTCTTCGACAGAAGTATAGGACAAGTACAGATCGTGACCCTGTGTTTCAGGAG TTACTGGATGAAATAGCTGCAAAATTTTACAATATACAGCGCCAGAACCCTCTAGAAGGACTTTTCGGCGAAATGTTCAAG ATATAA
- the LOC117856738 gene encoding protein GET4 isoform X1, with protein sequence MSRSLSMRGSMRSRRDLPPPEKTIEKLEAMVDGGNFYEAQQMYKSTSARYIAAQKYSEALDILQSGALVQLKHGQVTCGGELAVLFVDTLVAGELPYSEETFGRIRKMYDAFPRISVPHFLGDDYDDEGHQLSEAISAAKVRAESCSSFLKAAIRWSAEFGTSRNGSPELHVMLAEYIYSESPETDMTKVSSHFVRGNDPKKFASMLVNFMGKCYPGEDDTAIARGVLMYLSQGNLRDANLLMDEMKEQLKSANSEFPKTDLIQFIKYLLPTLERDAYPLFRTLRQKYRTSTDRDPVFQELLDEIAAKFYNIQRQNPLEGLFGEMFKI encoded by the exons ATGTCGCGGTCCTTGAGCATGAGGGGGAGCATGAGGTCGCGCCGCGACCTGCCTCCTCCCGAGAAG ACAATTGAAAAGCTTGAGGCTATGGTGGATGGAGGAAATTTCTATGAAGCTCAACAAATGTACAAATCAACCAGTGCAAG GTATATTGCTGCTCAGAAGTATTCAGAAGCCTTGGACATCCTTCAGTCAGGCGCTTTGGTTCAATTGAAGCACGGGCAG GTTACTTGTGGTGGTGAACTTGCTGTCCTCTTTGTTGACACCCTTGTCGCAGGAGAGCTTCCATATAGTGAAGAAACTTTTG GTCGTATCAGAAAGATGTATGATGCATTCCCCAGGATATCTGTTCCACATTTTCTTGGAGATGACTATGATGACGAGGGGCATCAATTATCTGAAGCTATATCTGCCGCAAAAGTGCGTGCTGAGAGTTGTTCATCATTCCTGAAAGCTGCTATCAG GTGGTCTGCTGAGTTTGGGACATCAAGAAATGGTTCTCCTGAGCTGCACGTTATGTTAGCAGAATACATATATTCTGAATCTCCAGAAACG GACATGACTAAAGTCTCAAGTCATTTTGTGCGCGGAAATGATCCAAAAAAGTTCGCTTCTATGCTGGTGAACTTTATGGGCAAG TGTTACCCTGGTGAAGACGATACTGCAATTGCACGCGGGGTCTTAAT GTACCTATCTCAAGGGAACCTAAGAGATGCAAATTTACTTATGGATGAGATGAAGGAACAACTAAAATCTGCTAACTCAGAATTTCCAAAAACAGATTTGATTCAGTTCATCAAGTATCTGTTACCAAC GCTTGAAAGAGATGCTTACCCGCTTTTTAGGACTCTTCGACAGAAGTATAGGACAAGTACAGATCGTGACCCTGTGTTTCAGGAG TTACTGGATGAAATAGCTGCAAAATTTTACAATATACAGCGCCAGAACCCTCTAGAAGGACTTTTCGGCGAAATGTTCAAG ATATAA